In a genomic window of Mucilaginibacter sp. KACC 22063:
- a CDS encoding TlpA family protein disulfide reductase gives MLLKKVNFLFLFFSMAGISVALAQYKQLKTSPATVIAGQRFDITYDASGTSLSGMSNVKGIAYYYADFGWHGTDLKMSPIEKNKWSATINTEKNWALVAFKFMAGDSVDTNSGIKASFLTPYAQFLRNPEDTARTAKGALAVWGLFRSSEYGFEIPEYLKQGKFVSDTVVSMYLQKELEQNHQQEYKSAFAVPYATSMYRAYGGSSAPKVRAVLNYLTRQGATQMDLLRAWQILKNTGQDLRADSLSNAIAIGYPDSYIAKLQAYKMFSAQKDQGKLRQLGEDFLAKFPYDRAYREFDKANGIDYNRVYLTVILLQIGNNDFKVIDKYIDQMSYLTLINVYYKTVQIAHHRKSVEDSYLYPYSALMLKRMQTIKSNIPEEYQYFSPDEWLNFFNNAYIAGYAPMVLEHISICRGAGKFEEGLAYAKEAETFQQYKKESLNDDYVFLLNKTGHANEVNDVLIKSMYENQVSVPMLDMIKQNYIAKYKSDEGFDKYLQSLKNASASNLNKEELPIINKAMVNWTMTDLKGKKVSLAALKGKTVVMDFWATWCVPCKASLPGMNLAVQRYKNDPSVVFYFVDTEETEADYKQQIQQYVKDNGYTFNVLFDNPMLKGKGTGEVFSRVSKAFQISGVPLKLIIDKKGVVRYMTSGFKGSATELSDEISQLIELTKKQN, from the coding sequence ATGTTACTTAAAAAAGTAAATTTTCTTTTCCTGTTTTTTAGTATGGCTGGTATTTCAGTTGCTTTGGCCCAGTATAAGCAATTGAAAACATCTCCGGCTACGGTCATCGCCGGGCAGCGCTTTGATATTACTTACGATGCATCCGGCACATCCCTGTCAGGCATGAGCAATGTAAAGGGAATCGCTTATTACTATGCTGATTTTGGTTGGCATGGAACCGACCTGAAAATGTCTCCAATCGAAAAAAACAAGTGGTCTGCGACCATCAATACGGAAAAGAACTGGGCGTTAGTCGCTTTTAAATTTATGGCCGGAGACTCGGTAGATACCAATTCCGGCATAAAAGCTAGCTTTTTGACACCATATGCGCAGTTTTTACGGAATCCGGAGGATACTGCCAGGACAGCTAAAGGAGCATTGGCTGTATGGGGGCTTTTCCGCTCGTCTGAGTACGGTTTTGAGATACCTGAATACCTGAAACAAGGTAAATTCGTGAGCGATACCGTGGTTTCGATGTATCTGCAGAAAGAGCTCGAGCAAAATCATCAGCAGGAGTACAAATCGGCTTTTGCAGTACCCTATGCGACATCAATGTACAGGGCCTACGGAGGAAGCAGTGCACCAAAAGTCCGCGCAGTTTTAAACTACCTGACACGTCAGGGTGCAACGCAAATGGACCTGCTACGCGCCTGGCAGATCCTGAAAAATACTGGGCAGGACCTACGGGCTGATTCCCTATCGAATGCAATTGCCATTGGCTATCCCGACAGTTATATCGCCAAACTACAGGCGTATAAAATGTTTAGCGCCCAGAAGGATCAAGGCAAGTTAAGACAACTGGGTGAAGACTTTCTTGCGAAATTTCCCTATGACCGCGCTTATCGCGAATTCGATAAGGCGAACGGCATAGATTATAACCGCGTTTACCTTACCGTGATCTTATTGCAGATCGGGAATAACGATTTTAAAGTAATTGACAAATACATTGACCAAATGTCCTATCTGACGTTAATTAATGTTTATTACAAAACTGTACAGATCGCCCACCACAGGAAATCTGTTGAAGATAGTTACCTGTATCCTTACTCAGCGTTGATGCTTAAACGTATGCAGACAATAAAATCCAATATTCCTGAAGAGTATCAATATTTCTCCCCGGATGAATGGCTTAATTTCTTTAATAACGCCTATATCGCAGGTTATGCCCCGATGGTATTGGAACATATCAGCATCTGTAGAGGTGCCGGCAAATTTGAAGAAGGATTAGCCTACGCAAAAGAAGCGGAAACTTTTCAACAGTACAAAAAAGAATCGCTGAATGATGATTATGTTTTTTTATTGAACAAAACCGGACATGCCAATGAAGTCAATGACGTATTGATTAAAAGTATGTACGAAAACCAGGTGTCCGTACCGATGCTTGATATGATAAAGCAAAATTATATTGCAAAATATAAATCTGACGAAGGTTTCGATAAGTACCTGCAGTCTTTAAAGAATGCCTCGGCATCCAATTTGAATAAGGAAGAACTTCCCATTATAAATAAAGCGATGGTAAACTGGACGATGACAGATTTGAAGGGCAAAAAAGTGAGCCTCGCCGCGTTAAAAGGCAAAACAGTAGTGATGGATTTCTGGGCCACCTGGTGCGTTCCCTGCAAAGCCTCACTCCCGGGAATGAACCTGGCTGTGCAGCGTTATAAGAATGACCCGAGCGTGGTCTTTTATTTCGTTGATACAGAAGAAACCGAAGCTGATTATAAACAACAGATCCAGCAATATGTAAAAGATAACGGCTATACCTTTAATGTGCTTTTTGACAACCCAATGCTGAAAGGTAAAGGTACCGGAGAAGTTTTTTCAAGGGTATCCAAAGCTTTTCAGATTTCCGGTGTACCCTTGAAACTGATTATTGATAAAAAGGGAGTAGTAAGGTATATGACTTCGGGTTTTAAAGGAAGTGCAACAGAGCTATCTGACGAAATATCACAATTAATTGAACTGACAAAAAAACAGAACTAA
- a CDS encoding alpha/beta hydrolase family protein — protein MVIVSGTGKQNRDGEMAGHKEFATIADSLTKSGIAVLRTDDRGTGQTTGVYETATTGDFGDDAIAAIDYLRSRPEIDTAKIGLIGHSEGGAAIAIAAAKSGKIKFLVSLSGLAMNGYESLLKQNEDIVNTAPIPDYDKKRYNDVNTLMFAVAHKYADSTNMEAKLNEAYDVWKKKDSIYFSTLNVKFDHFRYPIYSWSKSAVGPWYRYFLKYNAQNTMSKIKVPILALNGDKDLMVAYKENLDNWKKFPTAGGNTDVTTYTMPGLNHLFLPCVKCTTAEYAEIKSDFSHEALNIITAWIKKRFN, from the coding sequence GTGGTAATTGTGTCGGGTACCGGCAAACAGAACAGGGACGGCGAAATGGCAGGACACAAAGAGTTTGCAACAATAGCTGATTCTCTTACTAAAAGCGGCATCGCCGTCTTACGAACAGACGACCGGGGAACGGGACAAACAACAGGTGTATATGAAACCGCGACAACCGGGGATTTTGGGGACGATGCCATTGCAGCTATTGATTACCTCAGATCACGCCCTGAAATTGATACCGCTAAAATAGGCTTGATCGGCCATAGTGAGGGGGGCGCAGCTATCGCTATTGCGGCTGCTAAGTCCGGTAAAATTAAATTTTTGGTAAGTCTTTCTGGTCTTGCTATGAACGGATATGAGTCGCTGCTCAAGCAAAATGAAGATATCGTAAATACTGCACCAATTCCTGATTATGATAAAAAGCGTTACAACGACGTGAACACTCTGATGTTCGCCGTTGCGCATAAATACGCAGATTCTACCAACATGGAAGCTAAGCTCAATGAGGCCTACGACGTTTGGAAAAAGAAAGACAGTATATACTTCAGTACCTTAAACGTGAAGTTTGATCATTTTCGGTATCCGATCTACAGCTGGTCGAAATCTGCCGTTGGCCCATGGTATCGTTACTTCCTGAAGTATAACGCGCAAAATACCATGTCTAAAATAAAGGTGCCAATCCTCGCTTTAAATGGGGATAAAGACCTGATGGTTGCTTACAAAGAGAACCTGGATAACTGGAAAAAATTCCCGACAGCCGGTGGTAATACGGATGTGACCACCTATACGATGCCTGGCCTAAATCATTTGTTCCTGCCTTGCGTGAAATGCACGACGGCTGAATACGCAGAGATTAAAAGTGATTTTTCTCACGAAGCATTGAATATTATTACCGCATGGATTAAAAAACGCTTCAATTAA
- a CDS encoding protein-disulfide reductase DsbD domain-containing protein, producing the protein MKKLIILMLLVCAAGFVRGQILTPVHWSYAAKRLNDKEAVIFIKATMDKGWHVYSQTLQKGGPVKTTITFEPSKKFQLNGKTEEPAPVTKFEKVFNMEISYFADEVIFQQKIKLKTNGPVTVKGNIHYMTCNDEKCLPPDDAAFTVRVN; encoded by the coding sequence ATGAAAAAGTTAATTATCCTGATGCTGCTCGTGTGCGCTGCGGGTTTTGTCAGAGGCCAGATACTTACACCGGTTCACTGGAGTTATGCAGCAAAACGGCTGAACGATAAAGAGGCCGTTATATTCATCAAGGCAACCATGGATAAGGGTTGGCATGTTTACTCGCAGACCCTTCAAAAAGGCGGGCCGGTTAAGACGACCATTACCTTTGAGCCTTCAAAAAAGTTCCAGTTAAATGGTAAAACAGAAGAGCCAGCGCCGGTCACGAAATTTGAAAAAGTGTTCAATATGGAGATCAGTTATTTTGCCGATGAGGTAATTTTTCAGCAAAAAATAAAGCTGAAAACAAATGGCCCTGTCACCGTTAAAGGAAATATACATTATATGACCTGCAACGATGAAAAGTGTTTACCTCCGGACGATGCCGCATTTACCGTGCGGGTAAATTAG
- a CDS encoding M16 family metallopeptidase yields MHLKLKKAYLPLFLLSFFLKANLYGQQTSKPEHLTALLPLDSTVKTGKLANGFTYFIRHNTTPEKRVVFYLVNKVGSLLENEDQRGLAHFMEHMNFKGTTHYPQNELISYLEKSGVTFGADLNAYTNFDETVYQLPLPSDNPALLKNGLQIMRDWAHGALLEKVEIDKERGVILEEKRMRSGFDQRLLDKSLPITLNNALYSRRATIGTEKVLTTFQPSQLKSFYDQWYRPDLQALIVVGDIDAVQMEKSVRLLFSDLKNPRNERQRFHVSIPLTGKKQFLKYTDAEAPDPRILIAYKFRSPKLRSASDYRAKMVRSLIDQLLASRFNELNQRPDLPDTQAGIISGNYVAGLDVFDFSVALKPNQFAEGFKNAYTELERIRRYGFTASELYRVKTTYLAGIKAFVQEKNKTNSTNYVEDYLNYFLRQDAAPGVDVEYKLINTFLPGISLAEVNSSIASFLSLPDQDMIVTGPEKAREELPDAATLKTWRDAVEQSNLSPFKENTISESLMAEDPLPGKITGESNVEDINTTIYKLGNGVRLVFKPTDFKNDGVLFYSYKSGGTSLASDRNYYSAVNAAALVKAGGVAGLTANQLGKLLAGKKVSVSPYMNELYEGFSGSFGAEDMKTALQLIYQYHIKPRADTIIFKNIIANAKIAASNRHNDPLAVFSDTVNAILGNYNIRRMAPTVKDVSSIDLNKSLEFYRNHFDNANGETFVFVGNFNRQDLLKYCELYLGSLPSDTASTNNFRDLHITIPPGKSTHIITQGKEAKSEVKLVFSGNYDYSLANNLQLQALGSILEFRLLERLRKSEGGVYTPDARAIFSKYPSSRYTITINFTCAPQNTDKLIKATLEEIEGLKVKGVSSLDLEKFKAETLRNNEVRLKTDGYWLSYLLRQLSNNESLTEVNQIVPAIQNLNQDALQKAAKKFMSGENLQQFILNPETFQ; encoded by the coding sequence ATGCATTTAAAATTGAAAAAGGCATACCTGCCTTTGTTTTTGTTAAGCTTTTTCTTAAAAGCTAACCTGTATGGCCAGCAAACCTCCAAACCAGAACATTTGACAGCTTTATTACCATTGGACTCAACGGTAAAAACCGGCAAATTAGCGAATGGTTTCACCTATTTCATCCGCCATAATACCACGCCGGAAAAAAGGGTTGTGTTTTATTTAGTCAATAAGGTCGGCTCGCTTCTGGAAAATGAAGATCAACGTGGTCTTGCCCATTTTATGGAGCATATGAACTTTAAGGGGACAACACATTATCCCCAAAATGAGCTGATCAGCTACCTGGAGAAATCGGGGGTTACTTTTGGTGCTGATCTGAATGCTTATACAAATTTTGACGAGACCGTTTATCAATTACCCTTACCATCCGATAACCCTGCGCTGTTAAAAAACGGATTACAGATCATGCGTGACTGGGCACATGGTGCTTTACTGGAAAAAGTAGAGATCGACAAAGAACGTGGCGTGATTCTGGAAGAAAAAAGGATGCGGTCAGGGTTTGACCAGCGTTTATTGGATAAAAGCCTTCCGATAACACTTAACAATGCCCTATACAGCAGGCGGGCTACAATCGGCACCGAAAAGGTGCTGACCACATTTCAACCATCCCAGCTCAAAAGTTTTTATGATCAATGGTATCGTCCGGACCTCCAAGCGCTTATCGTGGTTGGGGACATAGACGCCGTTCAAATGGAAAAATCTGTCCGTTTATTATTTTCCGATCTTAAAAATCCACGCAATGAGCGGCAAAGATTCCATGTAAGCATACCCTTGACCGGTAAAAAACAATTTTTGAAGTATACCGATGCTGAAGCCCCGGATCCCCGCATATTGATCGCCTATAAATTCAGGTCGCCAAAGCTAAGAAGTGCGTCAGACTACCGCGCAAAAATGGTCCGCAGCTTAATTGATCAGTTGCTGGCTTCGCGGTTCAACGAATTGAACCAACGACCGGATCTTCCTGATACCCAAGCCGGCATCATCAGCGGTAATTACGTCGCCGGTCTGGATGTATTTGATTTCAGCGTTGCCCTTAAACCCAACCAATTCGCCGAAGGTTTTAAAAACGCCTACACCGAGTTGGAACGCATACGCCGTTATGGCTTTACGGCATCCGAGCTATACCGTGTGAAAACGACATATCTGGCGGGCATAAAAGCATTTGTTCAGGAGAAGAACAAAACCAATTCAACAAATTATGTGGAAGACTACCTGAATTACTTTTTAAGACAGGATGCCGCACCCGGTGTAGATGTTGAATATAAGCTCATCAATACCTTCTTGCCCGGTATATCACTTGCTGAGGTAAACAGTAGTATTGCTTCCTTTTTATCGCTCCCGGATCAGGATATGATTGTAACGGGACCTGAAAAAGCCAGGGAAGAATTACCAGATGCTGCAACTTTAAAAACCTGGCGGGATGCCGTTGAACAATCCAACCTAAGTCCTTTCAAAGAAAATACGATAAGTGAAAGCTTAATGGCAGAAGATCCGCTGCCGGGTAAAATAACCGGCGAGTCTAACGTTGAAGATATCAATACAACTATTTATAAACTTGGTAATGGTGTGCGGTTAGTCTTCAAACCAACAGATTTTAAAAACGACGGCGTGCTGTTTTATTCCTATAAATCCGGGGGAACTTCGTTGGCGTCCGACCGAAATTACTATTCGGCCGTGAACGCCGCAGCGCTCGTAAAAGCAGGCGGTGTAGCCGGTCTGACGGCAAACCAGTTAGGGAAGTTACTGGCCGGTAAAAAGGTATCTGTATCTCCTTATATGAATGAACTTTATGAGGGTTTTAGCGGAAGCTTTGGCGCGGAAGATATGAAAACAGCTTTGCAGCTGATTTACCAATATCATATTAAGCCCAGAGCAGATACCATCATTTTTAAAAATATAATCGCCAATGCTAAAATTGCAGCGTCGAACAGGCACAATGATCCATTAGCTGTTTTCTCGGACACAGTCAACGCAATATTGGGCAACTATAACATCAGACGAATGGCTCCTACGGTAAAGGACGTATCCAGCATTGATCTGAATAAATCACTGGAATTTTATCGGAATCACTTTGATAATGCAAACGGAGAAACATTTGTTTTCGTCGGAAATTTCAATCGGCAAGATTTGCTCAAATACTGTGAATTGTACCTCGGCAGCCTACCTTCGGATACCGCTTCTACAAACAATTTTAGAGACTTACATATAACTATACCACCGGGAAAATCGACACATATTATTACGCAGGGAAAGGAGGCTAAATCTGAGGTAAAGCTGGTATTCAGCGGTAATTACGACTATTCCCTGGCTAATAACCTGCAGTTGCAGGCTTTGGGTTCTATTCTCGAGTTCAGGCTGCTGGAGAGGTTGAGGAAATCGGAAGGTGGCGTATATACGCCAGATGCAAGAGCCATTTTCTCTAAATATCCGTCATCCAGGTACACGATTACCATCAATTTCACCTGTGCGCCTCAGAATACTGATAAACTGATAAAAGCCACGTTGGAGGAAATAGAAGGGTTAAAAGTAAAAGGGGTTTCCT